The Lycium ferocissimum isolate CSIRO_LF1 chromosome 10, AGI_CSIRO_Lferr_CH_V1, whole genome shotgun sequence genome window below encodes:
- the LOC132034753 gene encoding cysteine-rich receptor-like protein kinase 2, producing the protein MERATPSILCSYFVIVLILLLLDTSVAEPRSQIVQNICGNRKTMGYVTDFADTMETITQQMSTRGYGVAFTGTGPLANYGLGQCYGDFSLRDRIICYTEARYVLPHCFPSNGQRIYLDGCFMRVENYTFYDQYLGPEDRRVCGNRMAKGSLFQQTARRAVQQAISNAPSNKGYARSQVSVPGPSNETAYVLANCWKTLSVNSCAACLQNASAFMLGCLPWSEGRALYTGCFMSYLSTEKSNSDDKWLFLLANDHIAGKVVVIVVSSAVILGVGAFIGTYVWSNKQIQKKRKGKSLS; encoded by the exons ATGGAGAGAGCAACCCCTTCAATTTTATGTAGTTACTTTGTTATTGTGTTGATCCTACTTCTACTAGATACATCAGTGGCTGAACCAAGATCTCAGATAGTCCAGAATATATGTGGAAACAGAAAAACAATGGGTTATGTCACAGATTTTGCTGATACAATGGAAACTATAACTCAACAAATGAGTACTAGAGGGTATGGAGTAGCATTTACTGGCACTGGACCACTTGCTAACTATGGACTTGGCCAATGCTATGGTGATTTTTCTTTACGCGACCGCATCATATGCTACACTGAAGCACGATATGTTCTGCCCCATTGCTTCCCTTCTAACGGACAGCGAATTTATCTTGATGGCTGCTTTATGCGAGTGGAGAATTACACGTTCTATGACCAGTATTTAGGTCCAGAGGATAGGCGTGTATGCGGAAACAGGATGGCAAAGGGTTCATTGTTCCAACAGACTGCTAGGCGAGCCGTTCAGCAAGCAATTTCAAATGCACCGAGTAATAAGGGCTATGCGCGTTCTCAAGTGTCAGTGCCCGGTCCTTCCAACGAGACAGCTTACGTTCTCGCTAATTGCTGGAAGACACTGAGCGTGAATTCCTGCGCCGCATGTTTACAAAATGCATCCGCCTTCATGTTGGGATGCTTACCTTGGTCAGAAGGTAGAGCCCTGTACACCGGATGCTTCATGAG TTATTTATCGACTGAAAAAAGTAATTCTGATGATAAATGGTTGTTTTTACTTGCAAATGATCATATTGCAGGAAAAGTTGTAGTCATTGTTGTTAGTTCCGCGGTCATTTTGGGAGTAGGTGCTTTCATTGGTACTTATGTCTGGAGCAACAAACAAATCCAGAAGAAGAGGAAAGGTAAATCCTTGAGTTGA